The Girardinichthys multiradiatus isolate DD_20200921_A chromosome Y, DD_fGirMul_XY1, whole genome shotgun sequence genome has a window encoding:
- the LOC124864660 gene encoding immediate early response gene 2 protein-like — MEVSAEAKRIMVVALGKLYSSRTQRGGLRLHRSLLLTLVMKSARDIYHAAQTTTAEGLEEDREDQQPSEVEMTTETSDTPELQGTASLPLMATDADVQGRTQNQENTCLSGPPHHTRKRRGKVTAEPDFLPCKKAKLEYGTAQQLIVTSVLVDYANCSSELGPSPNPIPLQTVIAAC, encoded by the coding sequence ATGGAGGTCAGCGCTGAGGCCAAGAGGATCATGGTGGTGGCTTTGGGGAAACTGTACAGCTCCCGTACGCAGCGTGGGGGTCTCCGGCTGCACCGGAGCCTCCTCTTGACTCTGGTGATGAAATCCGCTCGGGACATTTACCACGCCGCACAGACGACAACGGCTGAAGGTTTGGAAGAAGACCGCGAAGACCAACAGCCCTCTGAGGTTGAGATGACCACAGAGACGAGCGACACTCCGGAGCTCCAGGGCACAGCTTCTCTTCCTCTCATGGCCACCGACGCGGACGTTCAGGGCCGAACGCAAAACCAGGAGAATACGTGTCTGAGCGGGCCGCCGCACCACACGCGGAAGAGACGGGGCAAAGTTACGGCTGAGCCGGACTTCCTGCCCTGTAAGAAGGCAAAACTGGAGTACGGGACTGCTCAACAGCTCATTGTCACTTCAGTTCTGGTGGACTATGCGAACTGTAGTAGTGAGCTGGGACCTTCTCCAAACCCCATCCCCCTACAGACAGTCATAGCAGCGTGTTGA